CTTGAGCCTCGTACATTTGAAGAAATGCCCCAGGCAATTCAAGCCTTGCGTGAGCGGAAGTCAGTTGTACTCAACCTGACAATCATGGATCCAGATCAAGCACAACGTGCCGTTGATTTTGTTGCTGGTGGAACTTACGCATTAGATGGACATCAAGAACGGATTGGAGAAAGCATCTTTTTGTTTACGCCAAGCTGTGTGCAAGTCAGCACCCAAGGTGGAGTTATTCATGAAGTCCCACAACCACCGGCTCGTCCTGTACGTACTGCCCCAACTGCCACTCCCAACTGGGGAAATGAACCTAACCGCATGGCACAATAATTTTAAATTAATAGTCCAGAGTCAAAAGTCAAGAGTCCTGTGTTTTTGACTCTAGACTATTGACTATGGACTATTGACCATAAACGAATGACTAAAAAATTTGGCTTAATTGGTGGTGGGGTAATGGGAGAAGCGCTGTTATCCCGCCTCATTGCAGATGGCATCTACCAACCTTCAGAAGTAATCGTTAGTGAACCCCAAGGGGCGCGGCAAAATTTTCTACAGCAACAATATGATGTAACCGTGACGGCAGATAACAGCTTGGTATTTCGCCAAGCGCAGGAAGTCATATTTTTAGCTGTAAAACCGCAAGTATTTAGCGCGATCGCCCAAGAATTAGCAGATATTATTTCGGTAGAACACTCACCTTTGGTGATTTCGATTTTGGCCGGAGTGCCTTTACATCACCTAGAAGCAGCATTTCCCCAACTCCCAGTTATTAGAGCCATGCCTAATACCCCAGCCACAGTGGCAGCAGGGATCACAGCAATCTGTTTAGGCGCATACACCAACACCAAACACCACCAAAAAGCTTTGCAAATATTTTCGGCAGTGGGAGAAGTAGTAGAAGTTTCCGAAAGTTTGATGGATGCAGTCACGGGGCTATCTGGTAGCGGCCCCGCTTACGTCTCTATCTTAGTAGAAGCCTTAGCCGATGGTGGAGTCGCCGCAGGTTTGCCTAGAAGTATTGCCAATCAACTCGCCCTACAAACTGTTTTGGGAACTGCACAATTACTGCATAATAGCAAAATGCACCCAGCAGAATTGAAAGATAGAGTTACCAGTCCTGGTGGAACAACAATTGCGGGGATTTGCCAATTAGAAAAAGCCGGATTTCGTTCAGCTTTAATTGAAGCAGTCAAAGCCGCTACAGTGCGATCGCAAGAATTGGGTAAATAGTCTAAAATTCAAACCCATTGACTATTGACCCATGACAAATGACGAAGTTGACAAAAGACCCGTTAATATAGTAAACAGTCTGGTTGCAAATGTGATTGAGTGAATTATCCCGCACCGTCTCCAGAAATTAACTTAGGGTCGATATTTCCCTTTGATCTGGATCAGTTTCAGAAAGATGCGATCGCGTCCCTTAACGCTGGACGCTCCGTAGTTGTATGTGCGCCCACAGGGTCGGGCAAAACATTAGTCGGAGAATACGCTATTTATCGCGCCCTAGCGCGAAGAAAACGTGTATTCTACACCACGCCCCTGAAAGCGCTGTCGAATCAAAAATTACGCGATTTCCGTGAAAAATTTGGAGCCGATTTGGTGGGACTGTTAACTGGCGATGCGTCAATTAACAGAGATGCACCAATTCTGGTGATGACCACAGAAATCTTCCGCAATATGCTCTATGGCACACCCATTGGGCAAGTTGGCATTTCCTTGGTAGACGTAGAAGCAGTGGTATTAGACGAATGCCACTACATGAACGATCGCCAACGCGGTACAGTTTGGGAAGAATCAATTATCTACTGTCCTCGTGAAGTTCAACTAGTAGCCCTCTCCGCTACAGTTGCCAACAGCGAACAACTCACCGATTGGTTAAATCACGTTCACGGCCCCACCGACCTGATTTATTCTGATTTTCGCCCAGTACCCTTGGAATTTAACTTTTGTAATCCCAAAGGTCTGTTTCCTTTATTGAATGAGAGTAAAAACAAAATTAATCCCCGCTTAGTTAAAAAACACCGCAAAGGACAAGGGGATAGAGGTAAAAACGGCAGACCAGAAGCCCCTGGCATCATTTATACTTTGAGCCAGCTACAACAACGAGATATGCTTCCTGCCATTTACTTTATCTTCAGTCGCCGGGGATGCGATAAAGCCGTGGCAGAAGTAGGTGATTTATGGTTAGTTAATGGCCAAGAGTCACAAATATTACGCGAGCAAATCGACGATTTTTTAAACCGTAACCCTGAAGCTGGACGTTCGGGACAAATTGCCCCCCTTTATCGCGGGGTTGCTGCCCACCATGCAGGGATTTTACCTGCTTGGAAAGTGCTAGTGGAAGAACTATTCCAGCAGGGATTGATTAAGGTAGTATTTGCGACCGAAACTTTAGCCGCAGGCATTAATATGCCTGCCCGTACCACAGTTATTTCCACCCTGTCTAAGCGTACCGATACCGGACACCGCTTATTAAATGCTTCGGAATTTCTGCAAATGGCAGGCCGGGCTGGTCGTCGGGGGATGGATAAACAAGGTTATGTGGTGACAGTCCAAACGCCCTTTGAAGGAGCTAAAGAAGCAGCGTATCTGGCTACCTCTAAGGCAGACCCCTTGGTGAGCCAGTTTACACCTAGTTATGGTATGGTACTGAACTTACTGCAAACTCACACCATAGAACAAGCCAGAGAACTAGTAGAACGCAGTTTTGGGCAGTATATAGCTAACTTGCACCTCAAACCAGAATACGACGAGATTGCCGAACTGCAAGACCAACTAGCCCAACTCCAGGAACAAATCGCCGCAGTAGATGAAAATGAAATCGCCGTTTATGAGAAATTGCGGCAACGTCTGAAAGTAGAACGCCAGTTATTAAAAACTCTACAACAACAAGCCCAAGATGATCGCCAAGAAGAATTGGTAATGATGTTGGGCTTTGCTGTTTCTGGAACACTGTTAAGTCTCAAAGGAAAAAATATTACAGTATCTACACCCATAACGGCAGTTTTAGTTGGCAAAAGTCCTGGTTTAGCACAAGCACCTTATTTTGTCTGTTTAGGGCAAGATAACCGTTGGTATGTGGCAACAACGGAAGATGTGATGAATTTACACGCAGAAATGCCCCGGCTAGATGTGCCAGCAGATATGTTACCGCCCCCAGAGTTGCTGTTCAAGCCAGGACAATCTTACCGTGGGAATGAACAAACAGCTGCGATCGCCCAAAGCATTCCCGAACCCGGAGAACCTTTTCATCTGTCACCAGAAGTAGCAGAACAACTCAGTCGCGTTACTGCTATTGAAGAACAAATAGAAAATCATCCTCTGCGACAATCAGGTAATGCCTCAACAATTTTTAAACGTCGAGCGCGTTATGTTGAACTCGAAGCCGAACTTGAACAATTGCAAGAGCAAGTTGAACAACAATCACAACGTCATTGGGAAGAATTTCTCAATTTAATTACGATTTTGCAACAATTCGGCTGTTTGGATAACCTAGTACCCACAGAATTAGGGCGAATTGCCGCAGCTATTCGGGGAGAAAATGAACTGTGGTTGGGTTTAGTCTTTGCTAGTGGTCAACTTAACCAATTAGATCCCCACCACTTAGCCGCAGCCATAGCCGCTTTAGTCACAGAAACCCCACGTCCTGATAGTCGAGTCAACTTTGATTTGAGTGAGGAAGTAGCCGAGGCTTTAGCAAAACTGCGGGGTATCCGTCGCCAAATGTTCCAACTGCAACGGCGATACAATGTGGCTTTACCCATCTGGTTAGAATTTGAGCTAATTGCCATTGTCGAAAAGTGGGCATTGGGTATGGAGTGGACAGAACTATGCAGCCACACAACCTTAGACGAAGGCGATGTGGTAAGAATTTTACGCCGCACGTTGGATTTATTATCCCAAATTCCCCACGTTCCCCATTTACCAGAAATTTTGCAGCGGAATGCTTACCGCGCAATGCAATTAATTGATAGATTCCCGGTGAATGAAGTAGTTGAGTAGTTTGAACTAGAAAGTAGGGAGTGGGAATAGCTGGTACACATACTAGAAAATATATTACCCCTCTGCACCCTGCCCCACTGCCTACTAAGGCGCTAATCGAGCTTTACCTAAACGCTGCTTTTCATACCATTGGGCGATCGCTGGTGTCCACTCGGCAAAATGCGGCCACATTAATTCGCACAATTTCTGAATTTCCAGTTGAGCATCTTTTTTATTTCTCAAGTCACAAAAATGCAGAAATGACCTGAGATTAAAGCTCACTACAAAGTGTTGGCGATAATCAAATGGAACTATCCCTCTAGCGTGTTCTTCAGACATTCCCGCCGCAAAACTCGCTGCATATCGTTTTGCTGCTTCCATACACCACTCTAAATCTGCGGCGCGTTGCTCTGGTGAATAGT
This window of the Nostoc sp. HK-01 genome carries:
- a CDS encoding pyrroline-5-carboxylate reductase, which produces MTKKFGLIGGGVMGEALLSRLIADGIYQPSEVIVSEPQGARQNFLQQQYDVTVTADNSLVFRQAQEVIFLAVKPQVFSAIAQELADIISVEHSPLVISILAGVPLHHLEAAFPQLPVIRAMPNTPATVAAGITAICLGAYTNTKHHQKALQIFSAVGEVVEVSESLMDAVTGLSGSGPAYVSILVEALADGGVAAGLPRSIANQLALQTVLGTAQLLHNSKMHPAELKDRVTSPGGTTIAGICQLEKAGFRSALIEAVKAATVRSQELGK
- a CDS encoding DSH domain-containing protein — encoded protein: MNYPAPSPEINLGSIFPFDLDQFQKDAIASLNAGRSVVVCAPTGSGKTLVGEYAIYRALARRKRVFYTTPLKALSNQKLRDFREKFGADLVGLLTGDASINRDAPILVMTTEIFRNMLYGTPIGQVGISLVDVEAVVLDECHYMNDRQRGTVWEESIIYCPREVQLVALSATVANSEQLTDWLNHVHGPTDLIYSDFRPVPLEFNFCNPKGLFPLLNESKNKINPRLVKKHRKGQGDRGKNGRPEAPGIIYTLSQLQQRDMLPAIYFIFSRRGCDKAVAEVGDLWLVNGQESQILREQIDDFLNRNPEAGRSGQIAPLYRGVAAHHAGILPAWKVLVEELFQQGLIKVVFATETLAAGINMPARTTVISTLSKRTDTGHRLLNASEFLQMAGRAGRRGMDKQGYVVTVQTPFEGAKEAAYLATSKADPLVSQFTPSYGMVLNLLQTHTIEQARELVERSFGQYIANLHLKPEYDEIAELQDQLAQLQEQIAAVDENEIAVYEKLRQRLKVERQLLKTLQQQAQDDRQEELVMMLGFAVSGTLLSLKGKNITVSTPITAVLVGKSPGLAQAPYFVCLGQDNRWYVATTEDVMNLHAEMPRLDVPADMLPPPELLFKPGQSYRGNEQTAAIAQSIPEPGEPFHLSPEVAEQLSRVTAIEEQIENHPLRQSGNASTIFKRRARYVELEAELEQLQEQVEQQSQRHWEEFLNLITILQQFGCLDNLVPTELGRIAAAIRGENELWLGLVFASGQLNQLDPHHLAAAIAALVTETPRPDSRVNFDLSEEVAEALAKLRGIRRQMFQLQRRYNVALPIWLEFELIAIVEKWALGMEWTELCSHTTLDEGDVVRILRRTLDLLSQIPHVPHLPEILQRNAYRAMQLIDRFPVNEVVE